A region of the bacterium genome:
CGGGCCTGACAATCCGCATGCGCGATGTGCAATCGTCTGCACGGTTGAAGGCGGAACGCCTCGACGGGCGGAATTGATAAGGCATTTAATGGCAATGTGTTAATAGGCGGATGCGGAGGACGGGCGGTTGGCACAGTGGATGCGATAATCTCTGGACCTTTCCCATCAAGGCCCGGCACTTTGCATAGGGTCAAACCGGGGAAGGCATATTGACAAGTTGAAGGAATACATTATCATAGCTGGTGGTCAGGCGGCCCCGTCCGGGTCAAGACCGGGCGTTGCGGACCATCCATATCGTTCGTCTGGGGACTCGTTCTCCTTTACCTGTCGGTTGATGGCGCCCACGGGGTGCGTCTGCAAGGCCTTGGAACCGCCCGTCAGTTACGCTGCGACGCACTCCCGCACCTGGCAACTCGATCCGTTCACCAGCACGTTCAGCAACCCGGAGTACTGTCCGACGCATTGCGGCCTAATGCCGACTTCTACAGTCCCTTTTTTGACATCGGAACTTTGACTGCCCTTTCGGCCCGCTGGCGGGCCGGGGCCAAACAAATAGAATGAACAACTATCATACACTTTCCCTCACAAGGAGAGACGGAATGAAGAATCTCGTACTCATTGCCTGTTGTCTGCTGGTGTGTCTGACGGCGACGCAGGCGATGGCGGTCAACTCCGTGGTGGTCGAGTCGAAGTCGGCCGCCGCGGGAGCGACGAACGTGCAGGTCGGCGTCTTCCTCACTAACGACGTCGGCATCGTCGGTCTGGTGGTGCCTTTGGAAGTTCGCACGCAATCGGGCACCGCTTTCTACTACGGAAACCTCCTCAATTCCGTGTTCAACTTCACCGCGTCGGGCCGTCTCAAGAACAGCCCGCTCGGAGATATTGCCGATCCCGGGGGACAATGGCCTGCCGGCAACGTGACGCGGCGTCAGTATGCCGATCCGACGACCAATTCGTGCAGCGGTCCGACTTCAAGCACATTTGCGGTTGCTGCGGCGCGGGGTGACACCACCAGCCCGGATGGATTCATGCTGGCGACTGTATCAACAGGCGACCCCAATGTCGGTGAATTGACTGAGTTGGATCCCGGAACGGACGGCGCAACGCCGTCACTCTTGTTCACTTTCAACCTACTGCCAAACAACGGTTGCATGGTAATCGACACGGCGTGCGTAACTCCGGCGAACCATCTCGTCGGTGTGGATGCGAGCACCGCCGAAGTGTTTTTCAGTTTCACGCCGGGCTTCCTCACGGTGGGCTCGGGATCGTGCGCCTCTAACCAGCCGCCGACGGCCATTTGCCAGAACGTGCAGGTGGCGGCGGGTCCGACCTGCCAGGCGGCGGTGACCGCGGCGCAGGTGAATAACGGCTCGAGCGACCCGGAGGACGGCACCAATGTGACGTTGGCGCTGGTGCCGGCGGGTCCGTACGGAGCCGGGGTGAACAACGTGAAGTTGATTGTAACTGACCAGGGTGGTCTGGCTGACACCTGCGACGCGACGATTACGGTGGTGGACGAGACGGATCCGGTGGTGACCTGCCGTCCAGACACGACCCTCAGTGTGCCGAACGGCACGCCCGGCATCGTGGTGAACTTCACGGCGGGGACGGCGACGGACAACTGCGACGGTTCAGTGACGATCGTGGCCACGCCGGCGTCGGGGTCCAGTTTCCCGGTCGGATCGACGCCGGTGGTGGTGATTGCCACGGATGACGCGGGCAACGCCGACACCTGCACCTTTAATGTGATTGTCAATGAGCTGCCGCCGGTGAACACGCCCCCGACGGCAATCTGTCAGAACATCCAGGTCGGCACCGATGCCAACTGCCAGGGCACGGCGACGGCCGCGCAGGTCAACAACGGCTCCAACGACGCGCAGGACGGCACGAACCTGACGCTGGCACTGGTGCCGGCGGGACCGTATTCGCTGGGCGCCAACAACGTGAAGCTGATCGTCACCGACCAGGGCGGCCTGGCCGACACCTGCGACGCCGTGATAACGGTGGTCGATGACGACGATCCGGTCATTTCCTGTCCGGACACGGTCACGGTGGCCTGCTTTGACGATGTGCCGCCGCACCTGAGTAACATTGCGGGTCTGATCGCGGCGGGCGGCTCGGCCACGGACAACTGCGACGCGAACCTATCAATGAACTGGACCGGGCAGACTTCGGAAGGCGACGCCTGCACCGGTTATTTCAAGTACTTCTATCTCATCTTTGACGACGCGAGCAACGAGGTCGGCTGCGAGCAGGTGTTCGCCATCCGCGACACGATCGCGCCGGTCGTGACCTGCCCGTCGAATATCAACGTGACGGTGTCCAACGGCACCACGGACACGATCATCAACTATGCCGGCGCCAGCGCGAGCGACAATTGCACGTCGCCGTCGGTCAGTTACAGCAAGTTGTCGGGGACGGCGTTCCCGGTGGGCGTGACGGTGGTCACGGTCATCGCGACCGACGAGTGCGGCAATGCCGACACCTGCACGTTCTCCGTCACGGTCACCGAAGAGGCGCTCAACGCCCCGCCGGTGGCGATCTGCCAGAACCTGAATCTCAACGCCGACGCCAACTGCCAGGCCAATGGCTCGGTGAACAATGGCTCGTTTGATCCGGACGGCGGCGCGGTGACCGTAGAGCAGACCCCGGCCGGTCCGTACGGTCTGGGTGTCAACAATGTCAGCTTGATCGTCACCGACGATGAAGGCGACAAGGACACCTGCTTTGCGACGATCACAGTGATCGACGTGACCGATCCGGTCGTGACCTGTCCGGCCAATGTCACCGTGAACAATGACGCCGGCCAGTGCGGCGCAATAGTGAACTACCCCGCGGCCACGGCGGTCGACAACTGCGACGGCAGCGTGAGTCTGTTCTACAGCGCGGCGTCGGGCTCGTTCTTCCCGGCGGGCACGACGACGGTGGCCGTGATCGGCACCGACGACGCCGGCAACGCCGACACCTGCTACTTCGACGTGACGGTCAATGATGTTGAGGATCCGGTGGCGCTCTGCGCCGGAGATATCAACGTCCCGAACAGCTCCGGCCAGTGCGGCGCGGTGGTCAACTGGACAAACAGCATCGGCAACACCGATAACTGCGGCGTCAACAGCAGCGTGTTCACGCCGGCGTCCGGGTCGTTCTTCCCGGTCGGCTCGACGCAGGTCATGCACGTGGTGACCGACGCGGCGGGCAACGCCGACACGTGCTACTTCAACGTAAACGTCAGCGACGCCGAGGGGCCGCAGATCACCTGCCCATCGGACATCACGGTGAATGCGCCCTTCGGGCAGAACAGCGCCGTGGTCAATTACAGCGATCCGGCCGCGACCGACAATTGCCCGGGGCTGACCACGCGGTGTCATCCGCCGTCAGGCAGTTCGTTCCCGATCGGCCAGACGCTGGTGACCTGCACCACGTTCGCGGCAAACAACCAGTACGCGGTCTGCACCTTCACCATCACGGTGAACGAGGGTTCGCTGGATGCGCCGGGACCGCACACCGACATCGACACGGTCCATCTGTTCGGCTCGACGGCTCTGCCGCCGAAATCCGAAAGTGGAGGTCCGATCTGCGGCTGCGACACGGCGTCGATCTTTGTCTACTGTCTTGACGTGGACGCCGAGAGTTGCTGGTACAACGCCGAGCATACGATTCCGGGGATCACGGTGAATCCGAACCCGGGTTGGGCGCCGCGCACTGTCGACATCATCGGCTGCGGCCAGGGGTTGGCGCCGGATACCTACTCCGGCTGGATCGTCTTCCATGACGCCCCCGGTCTGCCGACCGACTCGGTCTTCGTGATCTTCAATGTGGCGCCGGAAGTGGCGTCCCTGGCGGTGGCGCCTGATACGCTGGCGTTCACCTACACCGGCGACATCTACAACGACAAGCTGTGTCTGCCGGCGGCGATCACCAGCACCGGTTGCAGCGCGTTTTGCTGGTCGCTGGTCGGCGGCACCGGCGATTGGGTCTGGGTCGATCCGACCTCGGGCTTCACGCCGGACGAAGTCGAGATTTGCGTGACCCCGTGCGCCCTCGAGGCGGGTGTCTACTACCAGACGCTGACCTTCTGTCCGTGTCCGGACAAGGGCGAGGATCCGCCGCCGGTGAGCGGTTGCGATCAACTGGTGGTCAAGTTGACGGTGGTCGATCCGCCGGCCCTTGTGGTCGATCCGCTCAACATCCACTTTGAACTGAAGTGCGACCAGAAGGCCAACCCGTTGCCGGTCGAAGTGAGCAACGGCGGCGGGGGCGTGCTCGACTGGAATGCCTGGACCAACGCCAACTGGTTCTCGATTGTGCCGGATGCCGGGCAGGCGCTGGACACCTTCTTTGTCGCGCTGAATATGGATTCGATCAAGTGTCCGGAGGTGTGCGACACGTTGATCGACTCGATCTGCGTCTACGGCAATCTGGGTTGCGCGCTGAACTCGCCGCAGTGGGTGGTGGTCGAACTGGTCATCTGCCGGCCGGATTCGGGCATCTGCGACTCGCTCTGCGGCTGGGTCACCGACCTTGGTTGTCTGGACAAGACCTACTGCCACGTTAACGACGCGAACGTCGAACTGTGGTCCTCGTACCCGGACGGCGTGCTGCTCGCGTCGACGACGACGGTCGACGGGCGCTTCTGCTTCGACGTCCAGCCGGGCGCGGAGTATGACATCCGTGTCTGGAAGAAGGGGTACTGCACCGTGGTCGAAGGGCCGTTTGAGTGCGCCGACGGCGAGATCGATATCGATCTCAAGACGCTGGACTTCGTGCCGCTGCCCAATTGGCCGTATTTCACCGACTACTACTCGATCAACGCCCAGTTCATGGCGGGCGGGGCACCGTATCCGATCCAGCCGGGCGACGTGATTTACGCGACCGATCCGAATGGCGTGATCTGCGGCGTCTACTGGGTCGAATCGACGGGCGTCTATCTGATCCACGTTCTGGGCGACGATCCCAAGACGCTCGTGGATGAAGGGGCCGAGGCCGGCGACCAGATCACGCTGTGGCTGAACTGCGAATGCCCGGCGGTGGCCCCGGATACGTGGGCCAACTTCGGCAGCTACCAGTTCGACGCGCTCTGGGATTGCGAGACCCCGCCGCTGTGTTGCGTGCTCTGCGAGGGCTGGAATATGTGGTCGTACAACCGCATCCTGCCCGACTACGCGCGCGAGGCGGTGCTGGCGACCATCGATCTTAGCTACGACGCGGTGCGCTCGGGCCTGTGCGATTATGGCTCGATCTCGTGGTTTGACGGCCGTCCGGTCAATGACCTGACCGACGTGTCGCCGTGGTTCGGTTATGACATCCACATGCTGCAGGAAGGCACGATCTGCCTCGACGGCACGCCGGTCGATCCGACGAGGCCGATTGAACTGTGCGCGGGCTGGAACTACATCCCATACCTGCCGCAGGAAGTGGACAACCTGTCGCACGCCCTGCAATCGCTGGACGGCAACTACAGCCACATCTTCACGATGTACTGCGGGTACGGCGTGGCCTCGTGGAACGAGGGTCGCGAACCGCAGAACAACGACCTGACCTGCATGGAGCCGTGCAAGGGGTACTGGATCAACATGAAGACCGACGACACGCTGATCTACCCGGCCGAGGCGCAGGGTTGCGCGCTGGCGGCGAAGGTGGCGGCGAATTCGGCGAGCGGCCGTGTGACGGCCACGCCGATGGTGGCCGACTTCTATGCGCCGTCGTCGGATCTCTCCGAAGGCGCCCTGATCACGGTCCGGACCTCGTCGGGCCATCTGATCGGCGAGGCGACGGTTGGCGCCGGTGGCGCGTTCCTGATCCACGTCTACGGCGATGTGCCGCAGACGCCGGAGGTGGAAGGCGCGGTGAGCGGCGAAGAGCTGACCTTCGCGGTGGACGGGATGGCGGCGTCGGTGGCCGGCAACGGCCGCTGGTATGACCGCGACAACAGCGCGATCACCCTGACGGTCGACGAGGCCGGCGCGGTGCCGAACGACTACGCGCTGTTGCAGAACTACCCGAACCCGTTCAACGCCGGCACGGTGATCCCGTTCAACCTGAGGGACGCCTCGCAGTGGAACCTGACGGTCTACAACGTCATGGGTCAGTCGGTGCGGTCGTTCGCCGGGTTTGACGCGGCGGGCACGGTGCGGGTGACCTGGGATGGCCTGGATCAGGATGGCGGCCGGGTCCCGAGCGGTGTATATTTCTACCGCGTGACGACGCCAGACTGGTCCGCCACGAAGAAGATGACCTTGCTGAAGTAGTTGGCATGGCGTCTGCGTGGTTAGGGATTGTGACGTTATCCGGCAGTTCGAACATCGATCCGCAGGTCCCCGGAAGGGGCCTGCGGATCGACACTCAAAAGGGGTGGTCGCGGTGAGCAAGACGATGCGGCAGAGATGGTTGGCGGGAACGCTGGCGGTCGGCGTCATCCTCCTGACACCCTCGGTGGTGTGGTCCCAGATTGCAGGACGTGTGCAAGGCGTTGACGGGAATGCGATCTCGGGTGCGACCGTGGAAGCTTGGGATGCCTATCCGGGCGGGACGATCCTGGCCAGCGGCACTTCGGATGGCTCGGGCCAGTTTTCGCTGGGGGCGATCGCCGGAGGCCAGTTCGACTTGCGTGTCTGGCGCCAGGTCGCGGTCTCGCAGGTACCGTTGCTGTTGAAGGCCACCCACTATCCGGTGGTGGTGCGCGATCTGCCGCATCCGATCACCAACACGGTGGTGCAATTGGTGGCAGTGCCGAATGTGGCGCCCAGCCCTTCGGTGACGGAGCTGAACGACGTTGATTCGACCACCTACATCGGCGCCCCGATTCAGTTGGGGGATGTGATCGAAACGGCCGACGGCGTCGGCGCGATCTGGGGTGTCGGACGCACCACGGGCGAGGGTGGGTATCTCGTCCGCGCCTACGGCGATGTCGGGGGGACGGTCGAGGATGAGGGATTTGTTCTCAGCGAGCAGATCCACCTTCGCATCAACGGTCTGGCCGCGACGCCGGTACATGGCGCGATCTTCTTCTCCGGCAGCAATCAGAACAATGTGGTCCTCGCCGGCGCGGCGAGCTATCCCGGCGTGACGCTGACCGGACCGCTGGACGCCAACGGCATTGCCGGCAACTCGGCGTTCATCGCCTTCGAGATCACCAACTCCGGAAATGTGGCCAGCAATTACACGGTCGATGTCAAGCTGGATCAGCCGTGGACGGTAAACTTGCAGTCGCAGAAGTCACTGCCGCTGAATCTGGCGGCGGGCGGCACGGCGACGATCGTGGCCGAAATCGTCATTCCGCCGGGCACTCCGGATCAGGATGTGGAAGTGCGGGCGCACATTACCGCCGACGCTTATGGTCCGGCGAACTCGGGCGCGTGGACGACGCTGGCGGTCTCGACGACCTCCGACGTCGGTTCGGGCGACGGTGGACTTTTGCCCAATTCGTTTGCCCTGGCGCAGAACTACCCGAACCCGTTCAACGCGGGCACGAACATCACCTACAGTCTGGCGCAGGGCGGGCTGGTCAACCTGAGTGTCTGCAACCTGTTGGGACAGACGGTGCGCACGGTGGCCGACGGCTACCGCGAGGCGGGTGTGCACACGGACGTGTGGGACGGCCGCGATGACCACGGCAATGCAGTGCCCTCGGGGATTTACTTCTCACGCCTGTCGCAGAACGGCCAACTGCAGGTGCGGAAGATGGTGTTGCTCAAGTAAGTCAACGGCGATCGATGTTGCCGCCCCCGCCGGGATGTCCCGGCGGGGGCTTTTCTTTTGCATTGCCGCTTGCGCCCATCGACGCGGCGGGCCAACTTGCCGCCAACGGGGTTGCATTCAACGCGCAGCAAGGGAGGTTTGATGGGAAGGCACTATCGATTACTCGGGGGTGTGATTGTCTCGCTCGCGCTGGCCTTCGGGAGCGCCCGCGCCGACGTCACCGTGAAGCGGTTAACGACGATGGACGGCATGGGCGGGCTTTTGAAGTCGACCACGACCTCGACGGAGACTTACGCCGGCGACAAGATGGTATCCGATGGCGAAACCAAGCTGGAGAACAAACTTCTCAAGATGCTCGGCGGCGGCAAGCCGATCAAGACGACCCAGGTCACCCGGCTCGACAAGGAGTTGTTCTGGGACA
Encoded here:
- a CDS encoding T9SS type A sorting domain-containing protein is translated as MRQRWLAGTLAVGVILLTPSVVWSQIAGRVQGVDGNAISGATVEAWDAYPGGTILASGTSDGSGQFSLGAIAGGQFDLRVWRQVAVSQVPLLLKATHYPVVVRDLPHPITNTVVQLVAVPNVAPSPSVTELNDVDSTTYIGAPIQLGDVIETADGVGAIWGVGRTTGEGGYLVRAYGDVGGTVEDEGFVLSEQIHLRINGLAATPVHGAIFFSGSNQNNVVLAGAASYPGVTLTGPLDANGIAGNSAFIAFEITNSGNVASNYTVDVKLDQPWTVNLQSQKSLPLNLAAGGTATIVAEIVIPPGTPDQDVEVRAHITADAYGPANSGAWTTLAVSTTSDVGSGDGGLLPNSFALAQNYPNPFNAGTNITYSLAQGGLVNLSVCNLLGQTVRTVADGYREAGVHTDVWDGRDDHGNAVPSGIYFSRLSQNGQLQVRKMVLLK
- a CDS encoding HYR domain-containing protein, producing MKNLVLIACCLLVCLTATQAMAVNSVVVESKSAAAGATNVQVGVFLTNDVGIVGLVVPLEVRTQSGTAFYYGNLLNSVFNFTASGRLKNSPLGDIADPGGQWPAGNVTRRQYADPTTNSCSGPTSSTFAVAAARGDTTSPDGFMLATVSTGDPNVGELTELDPGTDGATPSLLFTFNLLPNNGCMVIDTACVTPANHLVGVDASTAEVFFSFTPGFLTVGSGSCASNQPPTAICQNVQVAAGPTCQAAVTAAQVNNGSSDPEDGTNVTLALVPAGPYGAGVNNVKLIVTDQGGLADTCDATITVVDETDPVVTCRPDTTLSVPNGTPGIVVNFTAGTATDNCDGSVTIVATPASGSSFPVGSTPVVVIATDDAGNADTCTFNVIVNELPPVNTPPTAICQNIQVGTDANCQGTATAAQVNNGSNDAQDGTNLTLALVPAGPYSLGANNVKLIVTDQGGLADTCDAVITVVDDDDPVISCPDTVTVACFDDVPPHLSNIAGLIAAGGSATDNCDANLSMNWTGQTSEGDACTGYFKYFYLIFDDASNEVGCEQVFAIRDTIAPVVTCPSNINVTVSNGTTDTIINYAGASASDNCTSPSVSYSKLSGTAFPVGVTVVTVIATDECGNADTCTFSVTVTEEALNAPPVAICQNLNLNADANCQANGSVNNGSFDPDGGAVTVEQTPAGPYGLGVNNVSLIVTDDEGDKDTCFATITVIDVTDPVVTCPANVTVNNDAGQCGAIVNYPAATAVDNCDGSVSLFYSAASGSFFPAGTTTVAVIGTDDAGNADTCYFDVTVNDVEDPVALCAGDINVPNSSGQCGAVVNWTNSIGNTDNCGVNSSVFTPASGSFFPVGSTQVMHVVTDAAGNADTCYFNVNVSDAEGPQITCPSDITVNAPFGQNSAVVNYSDPAATDNCPGLTTRCHPPSGSSFPIGQTLVTCTTFAANNQYAVCTFTITVNEGSLDAPGPHTDIDTVHLFGSTALPPKSESGGPICGCDTASIFVYCLDVDAESCWYNAEHTIPGITVNPNPGWAPRTVDIIGCGQGLAPDTYSGWIVFHDAPGLPTDSVFVIFNVAPEVASLAVAPDTLAFTYTGDIYNDKLCLPAAITSTGCSAFCWSLVGGTGDWVWVDPTSGFTPDEVEICVTPCALEAGVYYQTLTFCPCPDKGEDPPPVSGCDQLVVKLTVVDPPALVVDPLNIHFELKCDQKANPLPVEVSNGGGGVLDWNAWTNANWFSIVPDAGQALDTFFVALNMDSIKCPEVCDTLIDSICVYGNLGCALNSPQWVVVELVICRPDSGICDSLCGWVTDLGCLDKTYCHVNDANVELWSSYPDGVLLASTTTVDGRFCFDVQPGAEYDIRVWKKGYCTVVEGPFECADGEIDIDLKTLDFVPLPNWPYFTDYYSINAQFMAGGAPYPIQPGDVIYATDPNGVICGVYWVESTGVYLIHVLGDDPKTLVDEGAEAGDQITLWLNCECPAVAPDTWANFGSYQFDALWDCETPPLCCVLCEGWNMWSYNRILPDYAREAVLATIDLSYDAVRSGLCDYGSISWFDGRPVNDLTDVSPWFGYDIHMLQEGTICLDGTPVDPTRPIELCAGWNYIPYLPQEVDNLSHALQSLDGNYSHIFTMYCGYGVASWNEGREPQNNDLTCMEPCKGYWINMKTDDTLIYPAEAQGCALAAKVAANSASGRVTATPMVADFYAPSSDLSEGALITVRTSSGHLIGEATVGAGGAFLIHVYGDVPQTPEVEGAVSGEELTFAVDGMAASVAGNGRWYDRDNSAITLTVDEAGAVPNDYALLQNYPNPFNAGTVIPFNLRDASQWNLTVYNVMGQSVRSFAGFDAAGTVRVTWDGLDQDGGRVPSGVYFYRVTTPDWSATKKMTLLK